The Castanea sativa cultivar Marrone di Chiusa Pesio chromosome 4, ASM4071231v1 sequence taatttaaaaattgggtGTGTTTAAAAGTTTGTGTATAATAAATACAACCCTATTATCATATTTGACGTTGTTTGGATGATCTAGGagtaaattactaaatttattGCATCACAAGGTATGGGTGCAAGGgaaatttagtaatttactaCTATTGAGATGTAGtgtacaaaaaaattaaaaaatgttaaagttacaaactattttacaattttttttttacaaatttaatatggtgagtgattattaataagtaaaaatgtgGTATTAGTAGTGCATCTAAATAAGAACCCATAAGAATTTGgcatattaataatttataaaaatgttataaaataatttgtggagGTAGGTAGGTAAGTAGGTAAGATTAGTTTAAAAATTTTTAGGTAATAAATACAACCTTATTAGCATATTTAAAGTTGTTTGGATGATCTCGGagtaaattactaaatttattGCATCACAAGGTATGGGTGCAAGGgaaatttagtaatttactaCTATTGAGATGTGGTGtacaataaaaattgaaaaatgtttaagtcacaaattattttataacttttttttacaagttaTTAATATAATGagtaattattagtaaataGAAAAATGATGTTAGTAATGCGCTCaaatgaaaacccaaaaaaaaaataataataataagaatttgtaAAAGTATTGGGAAATAATAGGTGAAAGTAAGTTCttagtaaaaatttatcattaatGAATTCACATGTGAGACACCTAGAATTTTGTTGAAAGTCGAGACACCTAGAATTAATCACAAATAAGTTGAATCTTTTAATATTGCTCAGTATATATGGGCTCCAAGACCAAAAGCTCCTGAGTAAAGCTTAGAAGACTTCAGAAAAAAATGGTTTCCCATTTCACATCTCACCACTCTCATCAATTCATCTTCATCACCCTCACTACCATTTTCATCCTCACTTCTTCAACATCTTCTGCTGCAACAGAAACACACCCATCACGTCCATTCAAGAAGATCTATGCCTTTGGTGACTCATTCACTGACACAGGCAACACAAAGACAGCCACAGGCCCTACTGGTTTTGGTCATGTATCAAACCCTCCATATGGAACCACTTTCTTTCACCACCCCACAAATAGGTACTCAGATGGAAGGCTTGTGATTGATTTTGTAGCTGAAACACTGTCTTTACCTTACTTGCCACCTTACCGTAAAATCAGAGCCAAagtttcttcttctacttttggtGTTAACTTTGCTGTGGCTGGTGCCACAGCTATAAACCATGCATTCTTTGTTAAGAACAACCTTTCACTTGATGTCACACCTGAATCTATCCAAACTCAGTTGCTTTGGTTCAACAAGTACTTGGAAAGTCAGGGGTGTAAAAACGCATCTGCATCAGATTGCAAAGAAGTCTTTGATGATGCACTCTTTTGGGTTGGTGAAATTGGAGTCAATGACTATGCATACGCTGTTGGATCCTCCATACCAGATGATACCATCAGAAAGCTTGGTATCGCAAGCTTTACTGGGGTTTTACAGGCAAGTATTGAATGATAGCCAAaactttataaaattataagtaCATAGGTGACCACCAAAACTTTCTTGCATTGTTTGTTTCCTtttatgacctttttttttactagctAAATACTAAACCCTCTtaggtttatttaattttcataattgcTATTATTTGAGCCCCAATTTTTTCCTTCCAGCCCTTCCTATTGCAAATGGTTTGGAAGCCTTATGGTTTTCTAGTTTTTACTTAGGCTTTAGCTCTACTCTAAAATTGCTGGATTAGTTTTTTCTGAACTGAGATTTGAAAAAGTAATACATAACTTTTAAAGCTAAAAATAATCCAAATATTTCCAAACCAAAGTCTTCCCCAAACACCCAGaagaccaaaaaagaaaagaaaagaagagaataaCTCAGTAGATGTGTCTTGTTACATAAATTGGTATGTTCTCCTGTAAAatgctaataataataaataaataaaaatcctatTTTTGCTTTTTGGTCCCTGTCATGGTAGAATCTATTATATATAATCCGGTTTCAAAGgtggaaaattttgtttgacTTATTGAGGCGAATATGTTGCATAAAACAGCCAAGGTCGCCTCAATAAAAGTCTTTCAGACTTGGAAGATGGCGTTACTAAAAGCTTTCCTGAGGCAACAAGATTTTGAATATGTCTCCTGTACAAGTATCTTTGTAATATTCCTATTGCAAAGTGTTACCAAAAGCCTAATGATATGTATATTCTTTTTGTAACGTCACTTTTAGTTATGTTACCAAGATATGAGTAGAGTCTCCACGTGACACACCCATTTTTACATCCAAATTCACATTCTCACACCTAAATTCACACTATGTTTTAATATCAACTTAATTACATAGTGTCAACTCATAATTGGTGCATAATTAAGTTGACACAGCATGCTTAGGTAGTAAGTACCCGTGGTAGACTTAGGTAAAAGTgttgaaatttaattataagTTGACATATAAGTAGGGTATAAATTTGAGTATGATAGGAAATGTGTTTATGATATTATTCATATCCGTTAGGGTGGGATGAGTCGCTTTTAACAACCACATTacagtaaatttttattttagtcccaCTTTTTTCATTGCATTTCACTGAACATTGAACAATAGGTGAAATTAACGATTGAATATTTACATTGGCTTGCAGTCATTGCTAGAGAAGGGTGCAAAATATGTTGTTGTCCAAGGCCTACCCTTAAGTGGGTGCTTACCGTTGGCCATGTCACTAGCTGCTGAAGATGATAGAGATAACATAGGTTGTGTTAAGAGTGTGAACAACCAGAGCTACGTCCACAATGCTGTTCTCCAAGCAAAATTGCAAGAACTCAGGAAGCAATTTCCCAATGCTGTCATTACCTACGCTGATTACTGGAATGCCTACCGCACTGTCATGAAGAGTCCAAGCCAATATGGGTTCAAGGAATTGTTCAGTTGTTGCTGTGGAAAAGGTGAACCATACAACTTTGATGTGTTCACTACTTGTGGAATGGCTAATGTTAGTGCCTGTGCAAACCCTTCAAAGTACATCAATTGGGATGGGGTGCACCTCACTGAAGCTATGTATAAGGTGGTTTCAAACATGTTCCTCAACGGGACATTTAGTCACCCTCCATTTAGTTACTTGTTGGgtagaaaaatcaaacaatgcGGGTGACCTATTTCTCACTATATTATGTTTTGTATTGTGATCTTAATAGTCGAGCTATGAGTTGGAAATTATGTGTGACAAAATTCACATgataattttatactacaagttttatttatttatttacaattgaTGGCCTCTCCAAACTTTAGCaaatatttaaagaatttttGGATGTAAATGTTTGCTATATAAGCTTATTACTTATTTGCTGAAACTTAGTTAAAGTATTATTAGACATATTATGATCCAAGTGACCCAAACTTATTGTAGTATACTTGTAGAACAAGCATACTAAACTTGGGTTAGTTTATGATTATGATTAGCATAGGGTTAGTATAAGGTTCTCTAGTATATAAAACTTAAATTGTTTTCATTGTAATCAAAGAACTTAACAGTAAAAATGTAGCTGTCAAGAGTTTTTCATTGTAGATATAGGTTGTTAGGTCACCAACTATATAAACCTgtgtttgctttatttttcatgtttccTCATCACTCACAATCGCATAACAACCCTAACAAGTATAATTGCACAACAATCCTAACCCTAACAAGCATAACTGTCCAACAACCCCAACAATTATAGTTgcgcattaaaaaaaaatgtacataagTACATTGAGATCTTTTCAAATAGCCATCTAAACACCTACTTGATTGTGCATACAGTGTCACAGTGTTACTCTTAACTATTCAACTTTGCTGCAATCGGTTGTCTTTTGCTGTAAGTCTACAAACATTTACCTGCATGTCTGGTTTTACCCCTTGGCATTTTACAAAGCCGACATAAAATGGACCTGCTGTTGGAACATTAAGTGCGTCATCAAGAATTGGTTGGGTAGATTTGTCATCAGTGCACTTAGCATTATGGCAATCACCAAAAATTCAATCACTTGGTTTGGTACTTCATTcatgatgaaaagaaataaagggTTGGCATCTGTGCAATAATCATCAAGGGGGCCACCATTAAtgaaattaacaattttttttcccttttttagaTGATGGGTAATGTTAAAGGGGGCTTGTGTCCGGTGGCAGTTGTCGCTAGACACATTAGGATATAGACACGTGTCCGCAATCTAACATGTTTAGTAACAACTACCACTAGACACAAGCTACACCCGCATGTTAAAGTtacttttaattatttctttatattaATAGGAGCCCTTTTGTAATCATGTTATAAgctttaatataaatatatgctaAGGTGAAAGTATGATTGATTAGACTCGatacctttcttttttctctctctctctttattcacctctcctttttcttctctcttaacCCTAGTTCAGTAATTCTTCATATTTTAGTGCATTCAACTTGGTACTACAACCATTCTtgatcttatcaaaaaaagaaaagaaaaagaaccatTCTTGATATTAGAGCCATTAGTAAGTTACACACATATCTAACTCTATCTAACCCTTGAACCCACAGCTtgaccctccaccttgtttttACAAAGAGATCAAATATTATTTGAACTAGAGCTCTTAGCCactaataactttttatatggtatccaaatgtttattttgatttatgaaCTAGGTAACAAGGATTCTCTATTGTATGTATCTTCCGCAGAAAAATTTATTGCTTGTGTCATTTTGACACGACACCACAATAGATACATACTAGGCCTAGTAAAAAGTGAAAACCAAATTAAACTTCTTTTATCCGGTATGGATGAGACTGCTTGCACAAGAATTGCCAAAAGTTTGCAGCTATTGATATATAACTTGTCATCTTATTCTATAAAACATTCCCCTTTTAGACAGAAAATTCTTCTGTTTCTtctaggacttttttttttttttttttgagaagcatttCTTCTAGGACTTCTTGGATCAGCCACTACTTTTCATGCATACACCCTTCAAGAAAACAcaatcaataataattaatttagcTAGATTGTAAATATATCCATAGAATCATAATTCTTTTTCCTTGTCTCCCACAATATATCTATTATCTATAAACAATATAGAAACT is a genomic window containing:
- the LOC142630574 gene encoding GDSL esterase/lipase At3g48460; the encoded protein is MVSHFTSHHSHQFIFITLTTIFILTSSTSSAATETHPSRPFKKIYAFGDSFTDTGNTKTATGPTGFGHVSNPPYGTTFFHHPTNRYSDGRLVIDFVAETLSLPYLPPYRKIRAKVSSSTFGVNFAVAGATAINHAFFVKNNLSLDVTPESIQTQLLWFNKYLESQGCKNASASDCKEVFDDALFWVGEIGVNDYAYAVGSSIPDDTIRKLGIASFTGVLQSLLEKGAKYVVVQGLPLSGCLPLAMSLAAEDDRDNIGCVKSVNNQSYVHNAVLQAKLQELRKQFPNAVITYADYWNAYRTVMKSPSQYGFKELFSCCCGKGEPYNFDVFTTCGMANVSACANPSKYINWDGVHLTEAMYKVVSNMFLNGTFSHPPFSYLLGRKIKQCG